Proteins co-encoded in one Pseudomonas fluorescens genomic window:
- the nth gene encoding endonuclease III, whose amino-acid sequence MNAAKRLEIFRRFHEDNPEPKTELAYSSPFELLIAVILSAQSTDVGVNKATAKLFPVANTPAAIHALGVEGLSEYIKTIGLYNSKAKNVIETCRLLMELHDSQVPQTREELEALPGVGRKTANVVLNTAFRQLTMAVDTHIFRVSNRTGIAPGKNVVEVEKKLMKFVPKEYLLDSHHWLILHGRYVCLARKPRCGSCRIEDLCEYKHKTSDD is encoded by the coding sequence ATGAATGCCGCCAAACGCCTGGAGATCTTCCGCAGGTTTCACGAGGACAATCCCGAGCCCAAGACTGAACTGGCCTATTCTTCACCTTTCGAGCTGTTGATTGCGGTGATCCTGTCCGCGCAGTCGACGGATGTCGGGGTGAACAAGGCGACCGCGAAACTGTTCCCGGTAGCCAATACGCCAGCGGCCATTCACGCGTTGGGCGTGGAAGGCTTGTCCGAGTACATCAAGACGATCGGTCTGTATAACAGCAAGGCCAAAAACGTGATCGAGACCTGCCGCCTGCTGATGGAACTGCACGATAGCCAGGTCCCGCAGACACGCGAAGAACTGGAGGCCCTGCCCGGCGTAGGCCGCAAGACCGCCAACGTCGTGCTCAACACGGCTTTTCGTCAGCTGACCATGGCTGTCGATACGCACATTTTCCGGGTAAGCAACCGCACGGGCATTGCCCCGGGCAAAAATGTGGTCGAGGTGGAAAAGAAGTTGATGAAGTTTGTACCAAAAGAGTATCTGCTGGACTCCCACCACTGGCTGATTCTGCACGGGCGCTATGTATGTCTGGCGCGCAAGCCGCGCTGTGGCAGCTGCCGGATCGAAGATCTGTGCGAGTACAAACACAAAACCTCTGACGATTGA
- the pyrC gene encoding dihydroorotase, whose amino-acid sequence MSDRLTLLRPDDWHIHLRDGAVLTNTVADVARTFGRAIIMPNLVPPVRNAAEADGYRQRILAARPAGSRFEPLMVLYLTDRTQPEEIREAKASGFVHAAKLYPAGATTNSDSGVTSIDKIFPALEAMAEVGMPLLIHGEVTRGDVDVFDREKIFIDEHMRRVVERFPTLKVVFEHITTGDAVQFVNEASANVGATITAHHLLYNRNHMLVGGIRPHFYCLPILKRNTHQEALLDAATSGSAKFFLGTDSAPHAQHAKEAACGCAGCYTAYAAIELYAEAFEQRNALDKLEAFASLNGPRFYGLPANTDRITLVREEWTAPTSLPFGELTVIPLRAGEKLRWRLLEEHA is encoded by the coding sequence ATGTCCGACCGCCTGACCCTGCTGCGTCCCGACGACTGGCACATTCATCTTCGTGATGGTGCCGTGTTGACCAATACCGTTGCAGATGTTGCGCGCACCTTTGGTCGCGCCATCATCATGCCCAACCTGGTACCTCCGGTGCGCAACGCCGCTGAAGCCGACGGCTATCGCCAGCGGATTCTCGCTGCCCGCCCGGCCGGCAGTCGTTTCGAGCCGTTGATGGTGCTGTACCTCACCGACCGTACCCAGCCCGAAGAAATTCGTGAAGCCAAGGCCAGCGGTTTTGTCCACGCGGCCAAGTTGTACCCGGCCGGCGCCACCACCAACTCCGATTCCGGGGTCACCAGCATCGACAAGATCTTCCCGGCGCTGGAAGCCATGGCCGAAGTCGGCATGCCGCTGTTGATCCACGGTGAAGTCACCCGTGGCGACGTCGATGTGTTCGACCGCGAGAAAATCTTCATCGACGAGCACATGCGTCGTGTGGTCGAGCGTTTCCCGACGCTCAAGGTCGTGTTCGAACACATCACCACCGGTGATGCCGTGCAGTTCGTCAACGAGGCTTCGGCCAACGTCGGCGCGACCATCACCGCGCATCATCTGCTGTACAACCGCAACCACATGCTGGTGGGCGGGATTCGGCCGCACTTCTATTGCCTGCCGATCCTCAAGCGCAACACCCACCAGGAAGCCCTGCTCGACGCCGCCACCAGCGGCAGCGCGAAGTTCTTCCTCGGCACCGACTCGGCGCCGCACGCCCAGCACGCCAAGGAAGCCGCCTGCGGCTGCGCCGGCTGCTACACCGCGTACGCCGCCATCGAGCTGTATGCCGAAGCCTTTGAACAGCGCAATGCGCTGGACAAGCTCGAAGCATTCGCCAGCCTCAACGGCCCGCGTTTCTACGGCCTGCCGGCCAACACCGACCGTATCACCCTGGTTCGTGAAGAATGGACCGCCCCGACCAGCCTGCCTTTCGGCGAGCTGACCGTTATCCCGCTGCGCGCCGGTGAAAAACTGCGCTGGCGCCTGCTGGAGGAACACGCGTGA
- a CDS encoding response regulator transcription factor, giving the protein MNKVLIVDDHPVIRLAVRMLMERHGYEVVAETDNGVDALQLARDQMPDIVILDIGIPKLDGLEVIARLTTSAMPLKVLVLTSQAPGHFSMRCMQSGAAGYVCKQQDLTELLSAIKAVLSGYSYFPNQALHTVRTSLGNASEADMVDRLSGREMMVLQQLARGRTNKEIADGMFLSNKTVSTYKTRLLLKLNARSLVDLIELAQRNGLV; this is encoded by the coding sequence ATGAATAAAGTGTTGATCGTGGATGATCATCCCGTCATTCGTCTTGCTGTGCGTATGCTGATGGAACGTCATGGCTACGAAGTCGTTGCAGAAACGGATAATGGAGTGGATGCATTACAACTGGCCCGCGACCAGATGCCCGATATTGTCATTCTGGATATCGGCATACCAAAACTTGATGGACTGGAAGTCATTGCGCGTCTGACGACGAGCGCGATGCCTTTGAAAGTGTTGGTGCTGACCTCTCAGGCCCCGGGCCATTTTTCCATGCGCTGCATGCAGTCGGGGGCTGCGGGATATGTTTGCAAGCAACAGGATCTGACCGAACTGCTCAGCGCAATAAAGGCTGTGCTGTCCGGATACAGCTACTTTCCCAATCAGGCCTTGCATACTGTGCGGACCAGTCTGGGCAATGCCAGTGAGGCCGACATGGTTGATCGCCTGTCCGGACGCGAGATGATGGTGCTGCAACAATTGGCAAGGGGCAGGACCAACAAGGAAATCGCTGATGGCATGTTTCTCAGCAACAAGACTGTCAGCACCTACAAGACCCGCTTGCTGTTGAAACTCAATGCGCGCTCTCTGGTGGATCTGATCGAGCTGGCCCAGCGTAATGGGCTGGTCTGA
- a CDS encoding Rnf-Nqr domain containing protein has product MNTSATLSNSMMLVLLIGATDAVAGALATLLLFTVVVSAYGLCMAALRVRLSNESLLPVSLVLAATLAGCADILLQSASVQWHQQISLYTGLIGLQCVVLEHNGFFRLPINGKLKLCGLFAALMTVLAVLRELIGQVSIGHHLFEHWQGLIPFADGLHFATLAPGAFILLGLLLAARQAWTRPAPSEETHHP; this is encoded by the coding sequence ATGAACACGTCAGCGACACTGTCGAATTCAATGATGCTGGTGCTGTTGATCGGCGCCACCGACGCCGTGGCCGGTGCGCTGGCGACTCTGTTGCTGTTCACCGTTGTGGTGAGCGCGTATGGCTTGTGCATGGCAGCGCTGCGCGTACGCCTGAGCAACGAGAGCCTGTTGCCGGTCAGTCTGGTGCTGGCCGCGACCCTGGCCGGCTGCGCCGATATTCTGCTGCAAAGCGCGTCGGTGCAGTGGCATCAGCAGATCAGCCTGTACACGGGACTGATCGGCCTGCAATGCGTTGTACTGGAACACAATGGATTTTTTCGCCTGCCGATCAATGGAAAACTGAAACTGTGCGGGCTGTTTGCCGCGCTGATGACAGTGCTGGCCGTGTTGCGCGAACTGATCGGTCAGGTCAGCATCGGCCATCATCTGTTTGAACACTGGCAAGGCTTGATCCCGTTTGCCGACGGCCTGCATTTCGCGACGCTGGCGCCTGGCGCCTTCATACTGCTGGGATTGTTGCTCGCTGCCCGTCAGGCCTGGACCCGCCCCGCCCCATCCGAGGAAACGCATCACCCATGA
- a CDS encoding electron transport complex protein RnfA → MTELVLTLFSAALINNFVLHWPLGVDPLLAGERRQVHALGLATLCLMLIVGVTGYAIGHWLLVPLQLEFLRMLVFLPLSVLLIAPLLKLLTRWRPDMPFDGLWPLLLGNAGVLGLTLINAQADKGLLHATALSLGAGLGFWLVLSLFSDLRERTADNDIPLPFRGLPIQLIGAGLMAVAFLGFSGLIKT, encoded by the coding sequence ATGACCGAACTCGTGCTTACGCTTTTCAGTGCTGCGCTGATCAACAACTTCGTGTTGCACTGGCCGCTGGGCGTCGATCCGCTGCTGGCCGGCGAACGCCGTCAGGTGCATGCGCTGGGGCTGGCGACGTTGTGTCTGATGTTGATTGTCGGCGTGACGGGTTACGCGATCGGGCATTGGCTGCTGGTGCCATTGCAACTGGAGTTCCTGCGGATGCTTGTGTTCCTGCCGCTGAGCGTGCTGCTGATCGCACCTTTGCTGAAGTTGCTGACGCGATGGCGACCCGATATGCCTTTTGACGGTTTGTGGCCGCTGCTGCTGGGCAACGCGGGTGTGCTGGGGCTGACACTGATCAACGCGCAAGCAGATAAAGGCCTGCTTCATGCGACAGCGCTGAGCCTGGGTGCCGGACTGGGTTTCTGGCTGGTGTTGAGCCTGTTCAGCGATTTGCGTGAGCGCACGGCCGACAACGATATTCCCCTGCCCTTTCGTGGCCTGCCGATCCAGTTGATCGGCGCCGGACTGATGGCCGTGGCTTTTCTCGGATTCAGTGGACTGATCAAAACATGA
- a CDS encoding PA3496 family putative envelope integrity protein: MTDSKEQLDVDDDFVAADADDAEPVVEVAKTNLSKRRTIDNLLEERRLQKQLADYDFDL; encoded by the coding sequence ATGACTGACAGCAAAGAACAACTGGACGTAGATGACGACTTCGTCGCTGCAGATGCCGACGACGCCGAGCCTGTGGTCGAAGTCGCCAAGACCAACCTCAGCAAGCGCCGCACCATCGATAACCTGCTCGAGGAGCGCCGACTGCAGAAGCAATTGGCCGATTACGATTTTGATCTGTGA
- the metG gene encoding methionine--tRNA ligase — MSEPRKILVTSALPYANGSIHLGHMLEYIQTDMWVRFQKHRGNQCIYVCADDAHGSAIMLRAEKEGITPEQLIANVQAEHSADFAEFLVDFDNFHSTHAEENRELSSQIYLKLRDAGHIAQRSITQYFDPEKKMFLADRFIKGTCPKCGTEDQYGDNCEKCGATYAPTDLKDPKSAISGATPVLKDSQHFFFKLPDFQQMLQTWTRSGTLQDAVANKIAEWLDAGLQQWDISRDAPYFGFEIPGEPGKYFYVWLDAPIGYMASFKNLCNRTPELDFDAFWGKDSTAELYHFIGKDIVNFHALFWPAMLEGAGFRKPTGINVHGYLTVNGQKMSKSRGTFIKARTYLDHLSPEYLRYYYAAKLGRGVDDLDLNLEDFVQKVNSDLVGKVVNIASRCAGFIQKGNAGLLVDKNAAPELTDAFLAAAPSIADAYEARDFARAMRETMALADRANAWIADKAPWSLNKQEGKQDEVQAVCATAINLFRQLVIFLKPVLPVLAADAEAFLNVAPLTWNDHTTLLANHQLNEFKPLMTRIDPVKVQAMTDASKEDLTASQTDTGAAPAGNGELAKDPLSPEIDFDTFAAVDLRVALIVKAEHVEGADKLLRLTLDIGDEQRNVFSGIKSAYPDPSKLDGRLTMMIANLKPRKMKFGISEGMVMAAGPGGEEIYLLSPDSGAKPGQRIK; from the coding sequence ATGTCCGAACCACGCAAGATTCTCGTCACCAGCGCCCTGCCCTACGCCAACGGTTCGATCCACCTTGGCCACATGCTGGAATACATCCAGACCGATATGTGGGTGCGCTTCCAGAAGCATCGCGGCAATCAGTGCATTTATGTCTGCGCCGACGACGCCCACGGTTCGGCGATCATGCTGCGCGCGGAAAAGGAAGGCATCACCCCGGAACAACTGATCGCCAACGTCCAGGCTGAACACAGCGCCGACTTTGCCGAGTTCCTGGTGGACTTCGACAACTTCCACTCCACTCACGCCGAAGAAAACCGTGAGCTGTCGAGCCAGATCTACCTGAAGCTGCGTGACGCCGGGCACATCGCCCAACGTTCGATCACCCAGTATTTCGACCCGGAAAAGAAAATGTTCCTGGCCGACCGCTTCATCAAGGGCACCTGCCCGAAATGCGGCACCGAAGACCAGTACGGCGACAACTGCGAAAAATGCGGCGCGACCTACGCACCGACCGACCTGAAGGATCCGAAGTCGGCCATCTCCGGCGCCACCCCGGTGCTCAAGGATTCCCAGCACTTCTTCTTCAAGTTGCCGGACTTCCAGCAGATGCTGCAGACCTGGACCCGCAGTGGCACTCTGCAGGACGCTGTGGCCAACAAGATCGCCGAATGGCTGGACGCCGGCCTGCAACAGTGGGACATCTCCCGCGATGCGCCGTACTTCGGCTTCGAGATCCCGGGCGAGCCGGGCAAGTATTTCTACGTGTGGCTGGACGCACCGATCGGCTACATGGCCAGCTTCAAGAACCTGTGCAACCGCACGCCGGAGCTGGACTTCGACGCGTTCTGGGGCAAGGACTCCACCGCCGAGCTGTACCACTTCATCGGCAAGGACATCGTCAACTTCCATGCCCTGTTCTGGCCGGCGATGCTCGAAGGCGCGGGTTTCCGCAAACCGACCGGGATCAACGTACACGGCTACCTGACCGTCAACGGTCAGAAGATGTCCAAGTCCCGCGGCACCTTCATCAAGGCCCGTACCTACCTGGATCACCTGTCGCCGGAATACCTGCGCTACTACTACGCGGCCAAACTCGGCCGTGGCGTGGACGACCTCGACCTGAACCTCGAAGACTTCGTGCAGAAGGTCAACTCCGATCTGGTCGGCAAAGTGGTCAACATCGCCAGCCGCTGCGCCGGTTTCATCCAGAAGGGCAACGCCGGCCTGCTGGTGGACAAAAACGCCGCACCGGAACTGACCGACGCATTCCTGGCCGCTGCGCCGAGCATCGCCGACGCCTATGAAGCCCGCGACTTCGCCCGCGCCATGCGTGAAACCATGGCACTGGCCGACCGCGCCAACGCCTGGATCGCCGACAAGGCGCCATGGTCGCTGAACAAACAGGAAGGCAAGCAGGATGAAGTCCAGGCGGTCTGCGCCACGGCGATCAACCTGTTCCGCCAGCTGGTGATCTTCCTCAAACCGGTGCTGCCAGTGCTGGCCGCCGATGCCGAGGCGTTCCTCAACGTCGCCCCGCTGACCTGGAACGACCACACCACCCTGCTGGCCAACCACCAGTTGAACGAATTCAAGCCGTTGATGACCCGCATCGACCCGGTAAAAGTGCAAGCCATGACCGACGCCTCGAAAGAAGACCTGACCGCCAGCCAGACCGACACCGGCGCCGCGCCTGCCGGCAATGGCGAACTGGCCAAGGATCCGCTGTCACCGGAAATCGATTTCGACACCTTCGCCGCCGTCGACCTGCGCGTGGCACTGATCGTCAAGGCCGAACATGTTGAAGGCGCGGACAAGCTGTTGCGTCTGACCCTCGACATCGGTGACGAGCAACGCAACGTGTTCTCCGGAATCAAGAGCGCTTACCCGGATCCGTCGAAACTCGACGGTCGCCTGACCATGATGATCGCCAACCTCAAGCCACGGAAAATGAAGTTCGGCATCTCCGAAGGCATGGTGATGGCAGCCGGCCCTGGCGGTGAAGAAATCTACCTGCTGAGCCCGGACAGCGGCGCCAAGCCGGGTCAGCGCATCAAGTAA
- a CDS encoding RnfABCDGE type electron transport complex subunit G: MNRASSLMTLVLLATAGVGVTYIVQRSNASHIAAEQRQLENRKWLDVLSVDAYDNQPLEQPLALTGTDLSHSLLLGGYRATKAGQPVAVLLLSQTEGYAGSIELLIAIDANGRLLGVKTLEQSETPALGGHIGDWPNSWLQAFIGKSGSQPTDAGWALKKDQGQFDQIAGATMTSRAAINAIHDALRYFDDHRTTLLGSAP; this comes from the coding sequence ATGAACCGCGCGAGCAGCCTGATGACCTTGGTGCTGCTGGCGACTGCAGGCGTCGGCGTGACTTACATTGTGCAACGCAGCAATGCCTCGCACATCGCCGCCGAACAGCGCCAGCTCGAAAATCGCAAATGGCTGGATGTGCTTTCAGTCGATGCGTACGACAACCAACCTCTGGAACAACCTTTGGCGCTGACTGGCACCGACCTGAGTCACAGCCTGCTGCTGGGCGGTTATCGTGCGACCAAAGCCGGTCAACCCGTGGCGGTGCTGCTCCTCAGCCAGACTGAAGGTTATGCGGGGAGCATCGAGTTGCTGATTGCCATCGATGCCAATGGCCGATTGCTCGGTGTGAAAACCCTTGAGCAATCTGAAACGCCGGCACTGGGCGGGCATATCGGTGACTGGCCAAATAGCTGGTTGCAGGCGTTTATCGGCAAATCCGGCAGCCAACCGACAGATGCCGGATGGGCCTTGAAAAAGGATCAGGGGCAATTCGACCAGATCGCGGGCGCAACCATGACCTCCCGCGCGGCCATCAACGCCATCCACGATGCCCTGCGCTATTTCGATGATCACCGCACGACCCTGCTGGGGAGCGCGCCATGA
- the rnt gene encoding ribonuclease T, whose product MSEDHFDDELDGQGGGGSRHPMAARFRGYLPVVVDVETGGFNSATDALLEIAATTIAMDEKGFVYPDHTYFFRVEPFEGANVEAAALEFTGIKLDHPLRMAVSEETALTDIFRGVRKALKANGCKRAILVGHNSSFDLGFLNAAVARLDMKRNPFHPFSSFDTATLAGLAYGQTVLAKACQAADIDFDGREAHSARYDTEKTAELFCGIVNRWKQMGGWEDFDD is encoded by the coding sequence GTGAGTGAAGACCATTTCGACGACGAACTGGACGGTCAAGGTGGCGGCGGCTCCCGCCATCCGATGGCAGCACGCTTTCGCGGCTACCTGCCGGTTGTCGTCGACGTAGAAACCGGTGGTTTCAACTCGGCCACCGATGCGTTGCTGGAGATTGCCGCGACCACCATCGCCATGGATGAAAAGGGTTTCGTCTACCCGGATCACACCTACTTCTTCCGCGTCGAGCCGTTCGAAGGCGCCAACGTCGAAGCGGCGGCACTGGAGTTCACCGGGATCAAGCTCGATCACCCGTTGCGCATGGCCGTCAGCGAAGAAACGGCCCTGACCGACATCTTCCGTGGCGTGCGCAAGGCCTTGAAGGCCAACGGTTGCAAGCGGGCGATCCTGGTCGGCCACAACAGCAGCTTCGACCTGGGCTTCCTCAACGCCGCCGTTGCGCGGCTGGACATGAAGCGCAATCCGTTCCACCCGTTCTCCAGCTTCGACACCGCGACCCTCGCCGGCCTGGCGTACGGTCAGACCGTCCTGGCGAAAGCCTGTCAGGCAGCCGATATCGATTTCGATGGCCGTGAAGCGCATTCGGCGCGTTACGACACCGAAAAGACCGCCGAGCTGTTCTGCGGCATCGTCAACCGCTGGAAACAGATGGGCGGCTGGGAAGACTTCGACGACTGA
- a CDS encoding flagellar protein MotY: MRQRYLVLLSVFASLPAMALTYQTRLENIEWTVEGDKFECRLTQPITDFGSGQFVRKAGEQAIFRLNAYNAMLGGGSATLLAAAAPWQPGRNDINLGSVRIGTGNVLFNSSQSQAGGLISGLLEGRSPVVRRASGDGRVSEVRLLPVKFSKAFNDYQTCVAKLLPQNFDQVKNSQVGFPGEGTDLDAAAKARLQVMLEFMKADPTVNHIELDGYSDNSGNRLTNRELSRRRALAVVDFFKANGIAESQITVRFHGEQYPLVPNTNAANRAKNRRVSVKLARVAPVTAPAPQASTPANAAATS; encoded by the coding sequence GTGCGCCAGCGTTATTTAGTCTTGCTCAGTGTGTTTGCCAGTCTTCCCGCGATGGCACTGACCTACCAGACCCGTCTGGAGAACATTGAGTGGACGGTCGAAGGCGACAAGTTCGAATGCCGCCTGACGCAGCCGATCACCGACTTCGGCTCGGGCCAGTTCGTGCGCAAGGCCGGCGAGCAGGCGATTTTTCGCCTGAACGCCTACAACGCGATGCTGGGCGGCGGTTCGGCAACCTTGCTGGCGGCGGCAGCGCCTTGGCAGCCGGGACGCAATGACATCAATCTGGGCAGCGTCAGGATTGGCACCGGCAACGTGCTGTTCAACAGTTCGCAGTCGCAGGCCGGCGGGTTGATCAGTGGTTTGCTGGAAGGTCGCAGCCCGGTGGTGCGACGTGCCTCCGGGGATGGACGGGTCTCCGAAGTGCGTCTGCTGCCGGTCAAGTTCAGCAAGGCGTTCAACGACTATCAGACCTGTGTGGCGAAACTGCTCCCGCAGAATTTCGATCAGGTCAAAAACTCGCAGGTCGGCTTTCCGGGCGAGGGCACCGATCTGGACGCTGCCGCGAAAGCCAGACTGCAAGTGATGCTCGAGTTCATGAAGGCCGATCCTACGGTCAATCACATTGAGCTCGATGGCTACTCCGACAACAGCGGCAATCGTCTGACCAATCGTGAGTTGTCGCGCCGTCGCGCGCTGGCGGTGGTCGATTTCTTCAAGGCCAACGGCATCGCCGAATCGCAGATCACTGTGCGTTTCCACGGTGAGCAATACCCACTGGTCCCCAACACCAATGCCGCCAACCGGGCGAAGAACCGTCGGGTCAGCGTGAAGTTGGCCCGGGTGGCCCCGGTCACTGCTCCAGCGCCTCAAGCCAGTACGCCGGCCAACGCAGCGGCGACTTCCTGA
- a CDS encoding argininosuccinate synthase: MADVNKVVLAYSGGLDTSVILKWLQDTYNCEVVTFTADLGQGEEVEPARAKAQAMGVKEIYIDDLREEFVRDFVFPMFRANTVYEGEYLLGTSIARPLIAKRLIEIANETGADAISHGATGKGNDQVRFELGAYALKPGVKVIAPWREWDLLSREKLMDYAEKHAIPIERHGKKKSPYSMDANLLHISYEGGVLEDTWTEHEEDMWRWTVSPEKAPDTPQYLELTYRNGDIVALDGVEMTPATVLATLNKIGGQHGIGRLDIVENRYVGMKSRGCYETPGGTIMLRAHRAIESITLDREVAHLKDELMPKYASLIYTGYWWSPERLMLQQMIDASQVNVNGVVRLKLYKGNVIVTGRKSDDSLFDANIATFEEDGGAYNQADAAGFIKLNALRMRIAANKGRKLF, encoded by the coding sequence ATGGCGGACGTAAACAAGGTCGTTCTGGCGTATTCCGGCGGCCTGGACACTTCGGTGATCCTCAAGTGGCTGCAGGATACTTATAACTGTGAAGTCGTGACCTTCACCGCTGACCTGGGTCAGGGCGAAGAGGTCGAGCCGGCTCGCGCCAAGGCTCAGGCCATGGGCGTCAAAGAAATCTACATCGACGACCTGCGCGAAGAATTCGTGCGTGACTTCGTGTTCCCGATGTTCCGTGCCAACACCGTTTACGAAGGCGAGTACCTGTTGGGTACTTCCATCGCGCGTCCGCTGATCGCCAAACGTCTGATCGAAATCGCCAACGAAACCGGTGCCGATGCCATTTCCCACGGCGCGACCGGCAAGGGCAACGACCAGGTCCGTTTCGAGCTGGGTGCCTACGCGCTCAAGCCTGGTGTGAAAGTGATCGCCCCTTGGCGCGAGTGGGACCTGCTGTCCCGCGAGAAACTGATGGACTACGCCGAGAAGCACGCGATCCCGATCGAGCGCCACGGCAAGAAGAAATCCCCGTACTCGATGGACGCCAACCTGCTGCACATCTCCTATGAAGGCGGCGTGCTGGAAGACACCTGGACCGAGCACGAAGAAGACATGTGGCGCTGGACCGTCTCCCCGGAGAAGGCTCCCGACACCCCGCAGTACCTGGAACTGACTTACCGCAACGGCGACATCGTCGCGCTGGACGGCGTCGAAATGACTCCGGCCACCGTACTGGCGACCCTGAACAAGATCGGCGGCCAACACGGTATCGGCCGTCTGGATATCGTCGAGAACCGTTACGTCGGCATGAAATCCCGTGGCTGCTACGAAACCCCGGGCGGCACCATCATGCTGCGCGCTCACCGCGCCATTGAATCGATCACCCTGGACCGCGAAGTCGCTCACTTGAAAGACGAGTTGATGCCGAAGTACGCCAGCCTGATCTACACCGGTTACTGGTGGAGCCCTGAGCGTCTGATGCTGCAACAGATGATCGACGCCTCCCAGGTCAACGTGAACGGCGTCGTGCGCCTGAAACTGTACAAGGGCAACGTGATCGTGACCGGCCGCAAGTCCGACGATTCGCTGTTCGACGCCAACATCGCGACTTTCGAAGAAGACGGCGGCGCCTACAACCAGGCCGATGCCGCAGGCTTCATCAAGCTCAACGCGCTGCGCATGCGTATTGCTGCCAACAAAGGCCGCAAGCTGTTCTGA
- a CDS encoding RnfABCDGE type electron transport complex subunit D: MSFIETRDERLQQAMKQVLLATLPGLLALFWFYGWGVLINLILSVVTALSVEAAVTSLRRQPLQSTLTDGSAVVSATLLAIALPPYCPWWLTVTAIGSGLLLGKHLYGGVGRNPFNPAMLGFAVAMVMFPQPMTHWPAHGMDLTAAVGQVFNLGTQPDAWVQATALDSLRINKSLTIDELFATHPAFGRFGGHGVEWVNLAFLAGGLFLLQRRAIGWHAPVGMLASLFIISLLCWNGSGSDSHGSPLFHLLSGATMLGAFFIVTEPVSGAKSTLARLLFGVGVGLLTYLIRTWGGYPDGVAFAVLLMNLCVPALERLAAARQTQVTP; this comes from the coding sequence ATGTCATTCATTGAAACCAGAGACGAGCGCCTGCAACAGGCAATGAAGCAGGTTCTGCTGGCGACATTGCCGGGGTTGCTGGCGTTGTTCTGGTTTTACGGCTGGGGCGTGTTGATCAACCTGATCCTGTCCGTCGTCACAGCCTTGAGCGTCGAAGCCGCCGTGACATCTCTGCGCCGGCAACCGCTGCAATCCACATTGACCGATGGCAGCGCAGTGGTCAGCGCCACGCTGCTGGCCATCGCCCTGCCGCCTTACTGCCCGTGGTGGCTGACGGTCACAGCAATCGGCTCAGGCCTGCTGTTGGGCAAACACTTGTACGGTGGCGTGGGCCGAAACCCTTTCAATCCGGCCATGCTCGGTTTTGCCGTGGCGATGGTGATGTTCCCGCAGCCGATGACCCATTGGCCGGCCCATGGGATGGATCTGACGGCGGCTGTTGGCCAGGTGTTCAACCTGGGCACGCAACCGGACGCCTGGGTCCAGGCCACGGCGCTGGACAGCCTGCGTATCAACAAAAGCCTGACTATCGATGAATTGTTTGCCACCCACCCGGCATTCGGCCGTTTCGGTGGACATGGCGTGGAGTGGGTGAACCTGGCGTTTCTCGCCGGTGGACTGTTTCTGCTACAACGCCGGGCGATTGGCTGGCACGCACCGGTCGGCATGCTCGCCAGCCTGTTCATCATCAGCCTGCTGTGCTGGAACGGCTCGGGGTCGGATTCCCATGGCTCGCCACTGTTTCATCTGCTGAGCGGCGCAACCATGCTGGGGGCATTCTTCATCGTCACTGAACCGGTTTCCGGTGCAAAAAGTACCCTCGCTCGCTTGCTGTTCGGCGTGGGCGTCGGCCTGCTGACTTATCTGATTCGTACCTGGGGCGGTTATCCCGACGGCGTGGCGTTCGCGGTGTTGCTGATGAACCTCTGCGTGCCGGCGCTGGAACGCCTTGCCGCTGCCCGTCAGACGCAGGTGACGCCATGA